The Paenibacillus beijingensis nucleotide sequence GACCTCGCCGAGGAACCGTTCATTGTCCTCAAAAAAGGACAAGGCTTCCGGCAAATCGCAATCGATTTGTGCCAAAACGCCGGCTTTTCCCCGCGCATCGTCTTCGAGAGCAGCAATATCGAGACCGTCCAGTCGCTGGTGGCGGCGGGAATGGGAATCGCTTTTATCCCGCACATGATCGCGCGCTCCCAGCGCGGCGAATTTACGCCCGTCTACCTTTCGGTCGCCGAACGGCCGTCAAGAACGCTCGTGATCGCCAGCCGCAAAGGACGCTATTTGTCCAAAGCGGCGGACGCTTTTATCGGAACCTTAAAAAATGTGGTGAAAAGGTAGCCGCCGCGGCTGCCTTTCCCGCATTAATGCCAGCCGCTTCTTCTTGTGAACCGGCAGCAAGCCTGCATTCATCTAATAAAGCGATGGCCGGCGGTCCTGAAAGACCGGAATCCGTCCGCGCACTTCGTCGACAAGCGCCAGATCGATTTCGGCCGTCAAAATCGCTTCTTCTTCTCCGCCTTCGGCCAAAATTTCGCCCCACGGATCGATAATGAGGGAATGTCCGAAAAAGGCGGTGTCGCCGCTCGTTCCGACCCGGTTGCACGCAATGACGTACATCTGGTTCTCGATGGCGCGAGCCGTCAGCAGCGTGCGCCAGTGGTGAAGGCGGGGATGCGGCCATTCCGCCGGCACGAACAGCAGCTTGGCGCCGTCCAGCGCCAGCCTGCGCGCCAGCTCCGGAAACCGGATGTCGTAGCAGATCATCAGACCGGCTTCCGCTCCTTCCAGCGACATTTTTCCCGGGGTGTCTCCCGCCTGCAAAAATTTTTCTTCTTCCATTAACCGGAACAGGTGGATTTTCGAATACTGCCCGGCTTCCTCGCCTTGACGGTCAAACGTATAGATCGTATTGAACACGTCGGCGCCGCGTTTCTCCGCGATGGATCCGGCTACCAGATGAACGCCGTGCTTGCGGCTGAATGCCGACATCATTTCTTTCGTTCTGGCGCCGCCGGCATCGGCCAGCTCCTGAATCCGGTCCAGCGCATAGCCGGTGTTCCACATTTCCGGAAACACGATTACGTCCGGCTTCACGGGCGCGTTTACCGCCTGCTCCAGCAAGTCCTGCAGCCGGGCAAAATTCGTCTCCGGCTCCCCGGCCGTTATATTCATTTGCAGCAGCGCGACATTCAGTTTATGCGCGGCTTTATTTTCGTTGCCCATATTCCATCCTCCAGCTTAAACGTGTACCGGCCTTTTCCGCAAGCGGCAGGTGTGGGGCAAGATGCAGCTGTCACTCTGACCGAGCAGTTCTTATTTGCGGTTCAGGGAGCGTAGCGGACGGATCGTTCTGGAGAAGCGTAAGCGTTCGCCTTTGTCCCCGGATTTCTTCGATTGAAACCATAGTTAAAGGAAATCCGGGGACAACAGCGATCGTAAGAATGATCCGTCCGCGCAGCGGCGACCAACCGCACGTTGGGAGGTTCAACGGGTAAAGCAGTGAGATTGGAGCTTCCTCCCTGCCGCGAAGCGCTTTTAGCCGGATACACGTTTAAGTTTTTTCCCTAATCATAACCGCTCATGGTCTGCTGTCAAGCAGGGAAGCCTAGTTAAGGAACAAAGACCGCATTCTGCAAGAAGCCATAGAATAAGCCGTATATACAAAGGAGAATTCCGATGATCAAACGACTCACTGCCATACTGTTGGCATTGCATCTTGCGCTGCTTGGCGCTGCGGGTGCCGTTTCGGCCGCTTTCGCCGCGCCGCCGGAGCCGCTCCTGCCGGTGCAAATATTCGACGTCGCCGCCGGGAAAGTCGTCAAGACGCTGGACAACAATGAAGAGTATCAAAACTTTGCCAAAGGCTGGCTCGCTTCCGTAACCGGACTGGCGCCGCAAGTGCAGCCCGATGAAAAGTGCGGATATGTATTCCGCGTGCCGCTTGCCGCTTCACAAACGGTCAAGGTCGACCAGAACGAATTCAACGTTCAGGACGTCTTTTTGTTTTACTGCCCGGACAAACCGCCGGTTCTGCTCGTATTTGACACGAACCGCCGGCCTTATCTGCTGTCCGTCCAAACCGATCTGGCGCCGTTTCTTTCCAAAGTCGGTCTTAGCCGATAACGCCAAGCTAACGCTAAGTTTTCCGAGTCGAATTCTCGACAACGCGCCCCTTGTCTGCTACAGTAAAAAACAAAAGATAGGCAGATCTGGAGTGTGAAAATAAAGATGGACGCACAGAAAACAAATATCAGCATTGAGCCGGCGGAACGGATGACCGGACTTCCGACCCAATTTTTCGCCAAACTGGTCGGCAAAGCGAATGCCCAGGCCGCCAAAGGACGCGATGTCATCAACCTTGGGCAAGGCAATCCCGATACGCCGACTCCGCCGCATATCGTGCAGGCGATGCAGGAAGCTTCGGCCAATCCGCTTTATCACCGGTACCCGCCTTTCAGAGGATTCCCTTTCCTTAAAGAAGCGGTCGCCAAACGTTATTTGGACGATTATGGAGTGAAGCTTGACCCTGAAACCGAAGTCGCGATTCTGTTCGGCGGCAAAACCGGTCTGATTGAAATAAGCCAGTGCCTGCTCAATCCCGGCGATTTGTGCCTTGTGCCTGACCCGGGCTACCCGGATTACTGGTCGGGCGTCGCGCTCGCCGGCGGGCGGATGACGTATATGCCGCTATTGGAGAGTAACGGCTTTCTTCCGGATTACAGCTCGGTCTCTCCTGAAGATGCGAAAGCAGCCAAGCTGATGTTCATTAATTACCCGAACAACCCGACCGGCGCCGTGGCGGACGCTTCCTTTTATGCGGATACCGTCGCTTTTGCCGAGAAAAACAACATTGTCGTCGCCAGCGATTTCGCATACGGAGCGATCGGTTTCGACGGACGCAAGCCGTTCAGCTTTCTCCAGACTCCGGGCGCAAAAGAAGTGGGTGTGGAATTTTACACCCTTTCCAAAACGTACAATATGGCGGGCTGGAGGGTTGGCTTCGCCCTCGGCAATGCGAAGATCATTTCGCTGATCAATCTCATTCAGGACCATTATTATTGCAGCCTGTTCGGAGGCATTCAAGAGGCGGCGGCGACGGCGCTTATCGGACCGCAGCAGTGTGTAGCCGAATTGAACGACAAGTACGAGAGCCGCCGTGAAGCCGTATACGGAGCGCTGTCGGAAATCGGCTGGAAAGCGGCCCGCCCGGGCGGATCGTTCTTCTGCTGGCTGCCCGTGCCGAAGGGCTGGAAATCGGAGCCGTTTGCAGATACGCTGCTTGAGAAAGCCGATGTCGTCGTTGCTCCTGGAGTCGGCTTCGGTAGCCACGGCGAAGGCTACGTGCGGCTCGGGCTGCTCAGCGACGAAGCGCGCCTCGTAGAAGCGGTGCAGCGTATCGGCAGGCTCGGGTTATTCGGCTGATTCGGCGTAAAATAAGACGGCTTAGAGCCGCTTCCACTTTACAGGCCATGTCAGAACGTGGTATGCTGATGGAACAGTTGAACTTCAAAACGTATTGACGGGACCATTAGGCAGTAAGGACGCGCATAGAGAGTAAATTTCTCGGCTGCAAAAATTTACCGCGTCTCCTGACCGAACCCACCCCTGAACGGCCGGCGATGAGCCGGACAGCGCCTGCTGTTACCAGGCCCCAAGACGGATGGCGCGCCACCATGAGCGCCGTCAATAAAGGTGGTACCGCGGAAGCGTCAGACTTTCGTCCTTTTTAGGACGGGAGTCTTTTTATTTTATATCTGAGGATGTGAGTTCCGATGGCGGAATCCATTGTAGTAAAAATCGGCAGCAGTTCCCTGACGTCCGGAGCCGGCGAAATAAACCGCGAGCGGATCGCGTTTTACGCGTCCGAGCTCGCCGCACTTCACGCTCTCGGATATCAAGTGCTGCTCGTAACATCGGGGGCGGTTGCGGCGGGCTTCCGCACGATCGGCTACCCTTCCCGCCCGAAGCATCTTCATGAAAAGCAGGCGGCCGCCGCAGTCGGGCAGGCGCTGCTGATGCAGGCTTATCAGGAGATCTTCGGCGGACACGGAATCGGTACGGCGCAAATATTGCTGACCCGGCCGGACTTCGC carries:
- a CDS encoding carbon-nitrogen family hydrolase, which codes for MGNENKAAHKLNVALLQMNITAGEPETNFARLQDLLEQAVNAPVKPDVIVFPEMWNTGYALDRIQELADAGGARTKEMMSAFSRKHGVHLVAGSIAEKRGADVFNTIYTFDRQGEEAGQYSKIHLFRLMEEEKFLQAGDTPGKMSLEGAEAGLMICYDIRFPELARRLALDGAKLLFVPAEWPHPRLHHWRTLLTARAIENQMYVIACNRVGTSGDTAFFGHSLIIDPWGEILAEGGEEEAILTAEIDLALVDEVRGRIPVFQDRRPSLY
- a CDS encoding pyridoxal phosphate-dependent aminotransferase, coding for MDAQKTNISIEPAERMTGLPTQFFAKLVGKANAQAAKGRDVINLGQGNPDTPTPPHIVQAMQEASANPLYHRYPPFRGFPFLKEAVAKRYLDDYGVKLDPETEVAILFGGKTGLIEISQCLLNPGDLCLVPDPGYPDYWSGVALAGGRMTYMPLLESNGFLPDYSSVSPEDAKAAKLMFINYPNNPTGAVADASFYADTVAFAEKNNIVVASDFAYGAIGFDGRKPFSFLQTPGAKEVGVEFYTLSKTYNMAGWRVGFALGNAKIISLINLIQDHYYCSLFGGIQEAAATALIGPQQCVAELNDKYESRREAVYGALSEIGWKAARPGGSFFCWLPVPKGWKSEPFADTLLEKADVVVAPGVGFGSHGEGYVRLGLLSDEARLVEAVQRIGRLGLFG